The genome window TCGCCAGACCATGGATCCACTGTTTCTTTgctacgacgacgacgacgacagccACGGGACCCCACAACAGCCCAACAGTGAGCGACTGCGACGCCCTTTAGGATTGGCATGGCACGTTCCGCGGCTGCTGCTGACCTGCTGTCGTCGCCCCGACCAGACCGACCGCCCAAAAGCATATCCCTCCGGCTCCGGGGACCGGGGTCCGGACCCATGGATGCAGGACTAGTAGCCATGCAGATGCAGCGAACCTCGCAGCGAGCCATGGTCCCTTGCCAGTTTCCAGCCACCGCGCCGGTGCGGTGAGCCCTCCTCTGTCCTCTCCCCTGCCACGTTGACCGGAGGAAGGGAGACGGCTGGCTGGCAGCACGAGCGCCACCGGGAGTGCAGCCCAGGCGGACGGGCCAACCACGACGGCACACTCGTGGCGGCAACGGGGCGGGGGAACGAAGTGGACGGATGGCGCCTTTTCCACGGAGTTCAGGGGAGGCACTAGCAGGCGGTGCCGAGGGATCAGGGAGGCAAGCAGCCACACGCCTGGCTGGTTGGTTGCTTGCTTGCCCCGGGCACCTTTCCTCCCTTCATTTCACTGCAGAAACAGCTTAACGCCACCACCACTTCCTCAGTTCCGTGTATCAACAGAGCACACCAAATGTGACGGGAAATCGCGCCCACAGCATGAGCTGCCTGTCGCCTTTGCCTTTCGCTGTGCTTTGATTTGCATTGCATCACTCGGACACCAGGCAGGCAAGACGATAAGGGGCCCCGCCACACACTCGCCCCAATCATGCATACTTGCATAGCGTATGGATCAATGGACGGCAAAAAGAGACAGTGCGCGCCTTTAGGTCGCCGTCATCGCCACGAAGACGGACGTTGTAAACGACACGGACTTGCATTGACCATATGCGGCATCACACAGCGTGTTGCTGAGACCAGAGAGCTGACAGGAACGGGGTTGGTCACAGGTCAGGTACTCTACAAACTCTCTTATGGTACATTCAGTGAGAAAGATCAGACATACATATACCCAGTGTTTGTCATCTATCTCACGCCACAGAGCTACGCTTACAGGGATTAAAATGCCGCGAAATAGCTAGCTGCCGGTTAATACCGAAGGTACCGCTACTGCTTGTTACTGCTCACTACAAGCTGGGGCTGGGGCTGGGGCTGGGGCTGGGTACACAAATATTTACATCGCAAAGGCAGAGGGGAGCAAATCAGCAATAACAATAATACTAGCAATAAAACTTGCTACCAACAGCGAGCTTCGGAGAAGCAGGCGGAGACAGTAGTTTCTACGTTCCCAACTAAAACCCAAACGGACGGGGGATGGGGCTGCAACGGACAAGCAAAAGATCTCAGGAGTTTTTACTTCCCTGGGACCCGGGCTGGCACCACCTCCTGCACAAGGAACGGGTTCATCACGCATGCATCATCGTCGGCTTCCTCCACACGACCTACACACAAAGCCAAAAAGCGACAACCAAAAGATGAGCCCccctttttccttttcccatCACTGCAGCCTCCTATCATGCCAATGCCAAACTTAAGTATCATGTGACCAGAGCGCCAATGCAGCCGAGATGCTGAATTTAGCAATGCATTAACAGGTATTCAACAAAGACAAATTCGTTGCTCCTTTAGTCCAGAGTCAAAACCCCATTCACCACCACTGTtgcaacaacaacaaaaaaaacaGAGTACTGCGGCTCAAACGGAGGACTTACCTAGTCATCTAAAACTGCTTGCTGCAGTGCAGGCAGACATCCTACTCgtttgcggcggcggcggcgcagccTTCGCCTGCTGCTGGGGGTTCCTCCTTCCTCGGCACGGATGATTTCGAGTTCATCTTCTGGACCTCCTCCTTCGTGTAGATGTAGATCTTGCGCACTATGTTGCAGAACTCCCTGCTCGTAAGCAATGGACTGGTGTGTCAGTATTGGAACGAGAAAGCTCATTCGCGTGTACAAAGCTCCCACCActtgagagagagaaaaagacttACTCCCACGGGTCATCTCCGACAAGCATCATATCACCCTCGTTGTCGGTATAAACGATCTGCCAGTTCCGGTTAGCAGATACCAATTCGCCCTCGAACTCAAACATCTTGTCTAGTTCCGCTTTGAGCTCACCGTAGTCGGTGAATTTAGAGAGGTCCACGGACCGGCCAAGCGCAACTCCTTGCTTATGAACCTGAAGACCATTCGAAGCAGAAGTGTAAATTGTAGAGGATAGGATCATAGGACTACACAAGATATTTTATAGGTTCGGCCACAAAGCAGTTATGCAATATTATTGTATGTAAAACTACAATGACGCAATCAAGCAATTCTGCTTTGGACCGAACAATCCAATCCATGGCCACCAAAAAAGAATAAATGTATCATCAGGCATGTTGAGTAAATTTATTGTTTTGTTtctgtttcttttcttcttcttttttgaaTTCTGCCAAATGGAGATGCGATTTTAGGCAACATAGAGAACACATCAAACGATTATTGGCAGATTCGATCAGTGTCGGTGAAAACCACAGATTTGAGTCATGAACTCAACGACCAGTCTGCATTCAGACAATTAGGAACCAAACCACCAGGATTTCGGAACCACACAGCAATATCTGAAGAGGTCATTTTGTTTCAATAACCGAATGAGCCAATAGCTGATAATATATTCCCAATCACATGCACATTGAATATAGACAAGTGCATGGTCATAAAAACGGAAAAAAACAATACCTTTGTACAGCTCCTTGTTGAAGCGCCCTGGGACTTGCTTTGAATATCTTTCGAACTTTGCTGGACTTGCTGAATGTTCTCAGCTGCAGTTCCAGCTGTGCTTACGGACACCTCAGGCAAGCACTCAATTTGCACAGGTTGCAATTCATTCACTGGTGCCGATGGTCGAGTTTGTACCACATGCTCTCGGATAGCAGACAATGGAGAGCTCAATTGGACAGGTGATGGATTGGTTGTATCAACTTGGAAACCAAATATTTTGAACCCACTGCCTTCTCTAGTCTTCTCTAAATCAAATGGAGCAACCGTTGCATGCGGCCTGACCACTCGTGACTGTTCAACCTGGGGAAGTGGCTGGTTCAACCAACTTGATGTGTTTTGCCCAAAGCTGAAACCCTGCTGTTGGTCACTTGGATTACCATACATCGAATTCCGCTCACTCCAAAAACGCAAGTCATTGTTCGCTGTTTGCGTCCTTGTGCCTGATTCAACCGTCAGAGAAGGTTGTTGAGGCATATAGAAGTATGGATCTGCAAAGCGATGAGCTGAACCCTGATCTTGAAActgattgttgaaagaaagacggTGACGACTGTCATCATAAGCTTGCATAAAGAACCCCTGTGTATCTCCAAACGATTGAGAAGCGGTGCGGGCATCCTTGAAGGCAGAACGGGTGTCCTTGAAGTCAGTTTCACGCcttcccaatggcatccagttatcCATAGCAGGTCTCGGCTGAAAATTAGTGTGAACTTTCCCATTGGGTGATGGGGACCACATCATCTGCTTCTGAACAGTGGAATCAGAGTCGGTGCTTTCAGTCAGGTTGTTCCTAAAGCTCATCTGCTCTTGACTTTGCAAGACCGAATTTTGATGTGGTGTTTGAGCAGAATCAGTATCAATCTTGGTTGCACCTGCAAATTACACAAGATAATTTGAAAAGCATTAGCCTGGCTATATTTTTGTCACCATTACTCTTGAAACTGAACGATCTAATAAACTTACCTTCTTTTGTGAGAACAGATGATTCAGGGGAAGGTGGAGGTGCATTTTGTCTAGGTCTTTTTCCTCTAGAAAGAGGGAGAGGATTAACAGGAGGTGATGAAGCAGGCTCTATCTTCCAGGGAGAGACCTTATCTGGCCGCGGGATAGTAGAAGGCTCATCCCAGCGCACCTATAGTTAATAACAAAGAAAAAAAACAACCCTCCATAAACATAAGATTTAAGACCATAATGGAATTAAACATTGAATAAGCAGTTACCTTCAAGTATCTCCAACTGGAATCAGGCCATAGTGGGTCAAGATTTTCACAGCCAACTATTGTACCAGTAAACCTAAATGACATGATAAAAATACATCAAAAATAACTACAAATAACGAGCAGGTACAATGATGGGGACCAGGTAGCATGAATGAAGCTGCAAATTACAGAAGGCCAATAAGGAGGAGTTACCTCTGCTCGGGGGCCTCTTCCCCTTCAAACCTCATCCTGAATCTCATCCCAATAGAATAATTGTTTTTTACTGACTCCATATATTGATCATATGGAATGATGAACTCTGAAGGGCTCGTCCTAACATTGACATTTAGAGATCAGTAAGATGTTAAGTACCTTTAACAAGAACAAACTGCATGCAAGAtaaacaaggtagatcggtatgtAAAGTATCAGAAATGTAATCAGTGTGTTTGGCAGACATGCAACGTACCTAGGTTTGTAGTAGACAGTGAACATGGACTTTGTGTTAATAGCGTGCCATGCAGTCGCAAGAACCCCGAGATGCATGCTTTGGCTAGATATAACCGAAGAAGGTACATTAGACAACTGCCTCATAGCGCGCCTAACACCAACTCGAAGTTCACCGTTTTCTCCTCTGCACAAGGACCAACAGAAACTTAGCACCAGATCAGGAAATTGCTATCATGCTGGGTAGGCAGGAAACAAAGCaaacctgaggaaaatgaaggcgTCTCCAGCAACAAGCCTTTTGGAACTGACAAAAACACTCCAACCACTCTGAAGGAGATGCCTCCTGGGTTGCCCTGAAGATGGATTTTGTGCACGGTTAGTGATCATCAACACCAGGCACAAAAAAACGAGCTTTCCAATTGAGACATGCAATGAATCACAGCGGTACTGATTCATAATCTAAAGTTGTAAACTACAAATACTGAACAAATCGACAATGGAAAGTAACGGTGCAACAAATCAATCAGTCCTGTAGCATACACGACAGGCGCGAACCACGGCAAATGAGGAGCCCAAATTACCGCGGAAGATGTGGCGGAATCGCCACTCCATGCCATGCAGATCCTTCGCCACCAGCTCCTGAGTGGGAGGCGACTGGGACATATCCTGCCCGCGAAACGAAGATCAGCTCACCCGAAGAGACAAACGTTAAGCAGAAGCACGCGCGTGAAACAGAATCCAGAAGTGGATGGAGAGCGCGCGCGCACACACCAGGGCAGGGAGGCACTCGTCAGCGTGGCGGCGCAGGACAGAGAAGCCGCCGTGTGTGCTGGTGTCGGAGGCGGTGAGCGTCTTGCAGAATGACCTGACCGCTGGCCTCGGTGGCGCAGCAGACCCAGAGCTCGTCTTCTCGGCAGCCACATCGTTTTGCTGCACGGGCGAACAAGCAGGCGCGGCAGCAAGTGAGAACTCTCCTAGCACCGAGGAAAAATTTTCCCGAAACGCGTCTCGAGAATAAAGTCGTCCCGAGTTGGGAGGAGGCTACCTCGGGCTCCGGCATGAGCATGATCTGCGCGTACACCTCGTCGGTGTCGGTCTCCGCCTGCCAAAACCCGGAGAACGCGTGAGGCACCGGGCCTAGAGCGGACGCGGAAGGTGCAGAATTGGCAGTGGAAAACCACTAAACCAGGGAGGGTAAAAAAAAAACAGGAGCGGAAGAGGAAGGGACCTTCAGCTCGACGTTGAGCACGCGGCAGAGCAGCTTGGAAGGCAGATCGTAGAGACGCATCGGGTTCCCGGCAACCTGGTTCATGGACGCCTCCACCTGAGAGCACTCCAAGTCAGCGTCCGCAGCAAAGGGAGCAAGCCAAGGCTCCAGCGGGAGCAGAGAGGAAGACGAAGAGGGAGGCGTACCTGCTCGATGTGTCCCTGGGGGAAGTAGAAGACGAGGTCGCCGACGCGGGGGACGGTGACGAGCGGGCCGGCGCAGGCGCGCCAGAGCTCCGGGTACAGCGGATCCCCTGCCGGAACAGAGGCAGGCGTCATCAGAAACGAGTCTCCGCGGGGAGGAGACGGCGAACACGAGcgaagagagaagaaagcggggcGCCGGAGCTGACCGGATCTGGCGCGCGTGCGTACCTGAGTTAGACGGGGCCTGGGACGGCAGCGCCATGGCTGCGGGCGGCATCTGCCTCGGATCGGGCGGCGGCGGGGCGGGTGGGGTGGAGAACCCTAGACGGAGGAGACGACGAGGAGAGCGAAGGCAGGCGGAAAGGGAGAGGAGGCAGCGGCAGTAGCAGTCGGGACTCGGGAGGGGTGGCCGGGTGGGGGGCAAATGTTTTTGTGCGGGGACGGGAGAAAGGAGAGCAGAGGCGGGGGGGGAGATGGGGTAGGGGGGGGATTTGGTGTGGTCTCTTTGTAGGGAGTAGAGAGAGACGCGCAGCTGTGGCATTCGGACAAAAAGAGAACCGGTGGGTGAGCCGCCTCGGACCACCGGTTCtctcgggccgggccgggccggttcGCCGGCCGCGGAAGGCGTGGGTCCGGGCCGGTCCGGTGCTGTCTGTCTGGTCTGGACGAGGAGGACGGCCTGCCGCGGCAGCAAAGCGAGACGGGGTGGGTGGTGGGTGCGGTGCAGACGTGCAGTGGCCGGGCAGCGGCGCCACAGGCCAGCAGCGGCGGCAGGAGTAGAGCACTGGCGGCCGCACCTACAGACGGACGCGCAGCTTTATAGGTAGGGGTAGGGCTATGCGTAGCCGTAGGTGGGCGCAAGCGCAAATCGTAGGTGACGGGGGGCTCCCACGCCGCAGCGATGCTTTTCTCTTCTGCACCGCCCCCTGCCTATCTGCTGTTTTTTACCCGATACAAAAATACCTACTATAGCTTTGTCAGAAAATTATTTTCTGAAGATATCCGGGGGTTGAAGGTTGAATTTTTTTACCGGGGGAGCGGGTGGTGATGGGAACTCCTCTCTGACTCTGACTGTTGTGGTGAGTGACCTTTCAATTCAACGGGAATACCGTACTAGTACCCGGTAGCACGGGTTTCCGTGAGATCACGCAGGGAATTACCGCGCCGCCAGAGCCATGGCCCGACCGACACGTCGCTTTATTTACTGTAaccaaacaaaacaaaaaaataaCAGGCGGTATTTTCTCGGTGGCGGAAACCGACAGCCAGGAAGAGTATGAGGAGACACCCTCAACTCAACTCTAGCTCTCTATGGTGAGCATCGTTCCATCAACTTCAAGCAGTCCTAAACAAATCTAAATATCTCTCTGACTAAATTAAATAGGAAGATATTTAATATTTCTTAGCCATATTAGAGGGGTAAAGGAAGTAAATTTCTTTCTATTTAATTTTGATTATGAAAACATCGAATCCCCTGCAATCGTATTCAATCCCTTTCAAATTGAACAAGCTCTTATGACTTGTTTGTGGCAATAGAATTAGAGTATATTGAGGAGATAAAATCCCTCTCTATTCAAACATCGAGATTTCCTCTCTCACAGGGCTAGTTAGCAAGTGATTTATACCCCTACTCCCCTAATTTTCTTACCACCTGCCACCAAACTATCGCTTAATTCCTTGGGATCTCTATACACCGAAAGTGGGCGCACCGTTCCGTTTTTGGCCCCCATTTCGCAGCGTTTTTATCGTGCCATGGACCAGCGGGTGGGGGCAAACTAAGCCTCGCTTTTTCTACGCGCCGAGGCGACGCCTGCTGCTGCCCAGCCGTGGCCCGTGGTTCTGTTTTTCCACGGCAAGGGGGGGTTGCACACGTGGAATTTGCTGGCCGGCGAGGCGAGGCCGTGCATGCAGGTAGTACCAAGAAACAAAcgagagaaaaaaaaaaggagCACGGCAGGGGTTGGGTTGGATCCTCGGAGAAGCAAAGCACAGCTTGATTTGGAAGCGTTAAGCAATGTCAAGAGTAGTTTATTTGCCGCCCAGAAAAGGCAAGGCGGGGCGAGTCCGTAAACGGAAATCCGTGACAAACCTTTGGTCCGCCTGCCTTGGCATGACATGAATGGGAGAGTGCGTACTGCTCCTCCTTCGCCTAAGCTGGTGGGCCCGGGAGTTTAGACGCGGAAGGTAATTAAAGAGGCGAGGATTAGTTTAACCACGACGGAGGCACGGAAGAAAAGGGGGAGGGAGGAAGGAAACGGGGGTGGCAATAATTGCTGTGCCTGTGCCGCTGTGCGGGACAGAACAGCGGGAAAGTGGCGAGGCGGGCGGTGGTGGTGGTAGTGATGCTCATGCTCTGCTGCTGGGCGCGGCAGGCTGACGGCGACGGGGCGGCCGCCCGGGCGAGGGGGGCAGGGCAGGCGCGGCCTGCTCCTGTTCCCGTCGCCGGGGGCGGGGGGCGCTCCCGATAAACTGTACTAGTCTGTAGTCCCCACCGCTCGCCGTCGGTCCAACAGTGGGAGCGTCACGTCCTCGGCATCTCCACCGAGCCGGGCCCTCCGCGATTAGTTTAGTCCTCCTCCAGCTAATTAGTCCATCGGCCTCGCCTAACCGCGCGATTAAACTAAACTAGACAGACACTGCCCGTGTCCGCGCCTGGCGTCGGGCTGGCGCTGGCGCCGAGGCCCAGGCCCAGGCCACTCGCGCACATGGCTGCAGCGGGAAGCGATAGTCCTAGGACTAGGAGGACTGGCTGTCTCCTGTGGCCTCGCAGCCGCTGTCGCAGCTCCCCCGCGGGCCTCGTCGCCCTCATCATTACCTGCTCATTAGATTAGGTTAGGATTAGCGACGATAATTAGCCACCACCGCTGGCATACCTTTTTTTTAGTTTCGTATCTCCCCCCTCCCGACGTGAAGACCTAACCTGGCCTACCACTACCACCACCAACGCCGGAGCAGCCACTTGCTGCTGCGTCCGAGGAGTCCAGCCGGGATTAGCCTCGCCGAGTATAATAATCGACAACTGATCAACTAATTAATTAATTACTCTGCCCGGTGGTTACTGTGCCCTATCGCGACGACGTCGCTCGCGGCCGTGCCTGCTCTTTTTGCTTTTGGCGCCTACTTTGGGCACCTCCTCCTCCCCCTCGCCCATGTTGCAGGTCGGCACGGCAGACGATGGACCGGATGGGGATCGGCCGGTCGGGCGGGTCTAAGTGACGGCGCACGGCTAGATCTGGTTCAACCTCCGTCGTCTTAGGCTTTGCCCGCGCCCAGCGATGCAGGGGCGCTAGATTTTAAACGTGACGCTGTATAAATATGCATATCGTATTACTGTTTATAGCTTCAGATAACTGCTCATTTAATACTTGCCGTTTTATTTTAGAACTATACAAGTGCGATGAATAATGTACGATTCGCCAGCAAAGGTTTTTATGAACAATGTTAGATCCTTGCCGTTTTATTACTTGCCGTTTTAATACTTGCCGTTTTATTTTAAACGTGACGCATCTCCTGATTAATACATCTAATTAATATTACTGATTTCATTTTTTTGTGATTTTGATGTTTTTATGAACAATGTTAGATCCTACTTGTTATACAAATTCTAATAATTCCGGTTATTCTTTTatctgatctcattttaatgcagGCACACAAACAACCATTGTATCTAGTCTGTATAAACTTATACACCTAACAAAGCATGATTCTCTCGTATACATTGAACTTGTTTCGTGGAAGCTTGGTTATATACATACTTcttccgtttctttttagttgtcgctggatagttcaattttgtattatccagcgacaactaaaacgaaacggagagAATACATGCTAGGATAGCTACTCTACAtatccacaaaccaaacacacggTTAATAAACATCTCGTTCATCCAGCTTGTGACGATtgttgaatatatatatatatatatatatatatatatatatatatatatatatatatatatatatatatatatatatatatatatatatatatatatatatatataaaagagacactcATGATTCACGAGAATGATAATGGGTCTTTGAAATAAAATCTCATTATCAATGttctatatatatatgtgtgaagAGGCTCGCGTGCTTGATGGGATGATcttaggctatccgcaaccgttacctctaaatttttccccctatatcacttttcccctattttccccctattttttcatcttccgcagcggttccccctaaatactctccctataccccactacaaccataaaatatcattttctatatctaCTTTTTATCCACTATCAATTTTTCATCCACTAATAATTCATCGCGGGCCCACAACACAGTGCCAAACAGTGTAAGTGCGCATGAACAGTGAACCGCCAGGAGTGGAGGGAGAGAGAAGCGCTCCCCTCGGTAGGGGGCTCCGTAGAGGCAACCGTTGCGCGGGTGGGGGGACTTCTGTACACGGCATGCAAGGGGAGAGGAAAGTATAGCGGTGACCCGTGCAGATAGTCTTAGACTGTCTGCAACGCTTCACTCTACCCCTCCCCTACCCTAATACTGTTCACCATCTGGCGGCTACAGTACCCCCTACCTCCCGCAGCGGCGAGCGCCACCCTCTCCCCTTCCTCGCCGCactcttctctctcacgccaAATGCAGGGGACGACTGTAGCCGTCCCCTCGCCTCCTTCGCGCGGACGGAGCCGGCCGCGGCAGTCTACGGAAACTTCTCGTTCCACCTCGCTTCGCCTCGAGCACTCCGCGGAAGGGCAAAATTTCGCAGTGACGCGGCGGCGGATCTCCCGTCGACCGGTGGAGTCGGCCCCGGGCCCCCTCGGTTTCGGAGAAGAGGACGTCGAGTTCGTGACCACCCAGTGCCGTTCGCGACCCAATACGAAGAGGAGTCCAATCCGCTTCCGGCGAGGAACGTCGCGACCGATTCGTTGGCTTCCGTCTCCGACCATCGACGGCGCCATCAGATCCACACGGAGACGCTTCGATTCGGCGTGTTGCGGCCGAGATCTCCCCTTCTTAAGGTATTACCTTCATCAACCTCGGCAAATCAATACTTATTTCTCGATTCATTTAGAACAGCACTTGTATTTTGCTTCGATTCGCCGTCTTGCGGGCGAGATCCTCCCTTCTTGAGGTATACCATCTTGTACCCCGTGAAATGAAAACTTAATTCACGAAATATTTAGATTAGCACTGGTTTTGTTCAACATTCCTGTTTTATTTTGGCCAGCCCAAACGAGTTTAGCAGATCCACACTTGTAGTTTCACCTCTGATTACGTTCTTCATCCTCCGATTTAGCCCCCTTGTGCAACAAACTTTGTCTGTACCATTAAAGTTGGAATACAAACCAACAGTCAGTAGTCGTGCTTTTGGAACAACTTTGAACCCTTCTTTGGGCGTCATGTTTCTAGGAGATGCTGACGGCCCCTACAATTTATCAGTTGACCCGTACATGCTAATGGAACAAAGGTTTTCAAACTCGTAGCCTAACATTAGCCATGACACCAAATCTATTTCCCCAGTGATGTTCATTGGACTGAAGCAGATGTTTATTAAGTGAACCAATTGTATTTCTGTCGTTTCTGTGCAATGTTACCATTTCGTAGTATTTTAGTCTTCACCAATATAAGGCATTTCACTGACACACTGATTGTTGAATACATTTCATGACATGTTCATTTACTTTTGACTATGATTATCTGTCTGATCATGTGTCTGCCTCAACATGTGTTTGACTATGATTACCTGCCTGATTATGTAATGTTCAAGACTTCAACATGTCTTTGTGTCATGACAATAGGTGTAACATTTCTATCTGCATGTTCTACTTTCCTTTTCTAGTTCTGTGCCATACACTTCCCTTACGTTTAATTGTGTTTATAATGTTATTGCTTTATGTACAATCACATGTACCTGGCAACAAACATCTAACTGGTATTGACAAATTTATTGTTTTCATGTGTCTGTTTGGTTTATGATTCTAACTGCACATGGCATATGTCATCTTCACTTTACTTCCTCCCTAAATTATGGACATGTACATGTTTTTCATATGCCTTAGGATACATTTTCCTGTTACCTTTGTTCATCATTATGATATATCCATGCTAGCGCATGTACACTACATTCCAAGCTCTGTTACATATACTTCCCTTATATTTCCTACATGTTTGTAATGGTGTTCCTTTTGTTTATGAATCCATGGTGGTGCATACAAATTTGTAGGCAATATTATGTGGGAACTTTTTTCATTTCATCAATGCATATGGTTTTGAAGGGTTTCCACATGTTACTTCATATATTAAATGTTTGCAGCCCATTTCATCATGGCATCCTCCCAAGAAGATAAGATGAAGGCTTTGATGAAAGTCCTTGTAGACTGTACCAAGGATGCAACAAAATCCCTGGGGGGTTTAGTTGATCATGCATTAGACCACATGCATGATGAAGAGATCCTAGCTAGGACATTgtttgccatgaaagaaaaactaGAGTTGCTTCAGCAGGATGCCTtagaggcaaaagtccaagccttTCCAGAAATAGCTAAGTACGAGTGGGATGACATCATTGTTGATCCTCCCTCTCCGTCACCCCCTCCAACAGTTACTGATCCTTCTGTTGAAgaagaggagttctactgcccCGACGTCAGTGACGAATGGTACTTCAGTGATTCGGATAGGTCTACCCGTAATAGCTACTGGAATCTGTATTAGGCACTTGTTTGTAGTTAAAGGTACATGACATGCTTTTGAACAACCATATGTCATGTATGGCTAAGTCTAAGTGGTACCCAGTCACAACAAGTAGTAACTATGATGTAAGGAATTATGTAGTGTGTGAACTATGTTAGTACTATATGTTATGTCTATGGTTTAGTACTGTAACCGTGAATGGGAACCTTTTATTATAATTGTGCTCAGTTAATTGCTTGTTATGTACTTCATATGTTGAAATGGTTGTGTACATTTTAATAAGTTTTTAGCATATAACTAAATTTGTCCCATCTCCACAATTACTAGAATGGACCCAACAAACAATGCCACTTCTTCACAGCCCATGTCAAATGCCTCAAGTGGCCAGCAATTTCCTCCTCCACTCCCTTTATGGCCTACGGGTTACATGCAGCAGAGTGGTATGGATTGTAACTTTATGGGAAACCTCAATTTTCCAAACCCTGCTCAAGGTCCGACAACAATGTGGGCACCCATGCAGACAGGACATAGTACTTCCCAATCTACCATGATTCTGGCCGCACAATCAGCTATGTACTGGAATCATTACTTGAACTTTGTCAGGAATCCTCTTGGGTCAGCTGAAGTAAATCCAATTCCTGATTCCATTCCACCTTCCAATACTAGTACACCATTGCAGGGTTCCAATACTATACCTTCATTACCTGTGAACTTGGACTCAGATGCTGAACACAGTGTTCATGACATCAATAGTCCTGAAAAGAATGCACCTCCTGTGCAC of Zea mays cultivar B73 chromosome 8, Zm-B73-REFERENCE-NAM-5.0, whole genome shotgun sequence contains these proteins:
- the LOC100273501 gene encoding auxin response factor 4, producing MPQLRVSLYSLQRDHTKSPPYPISPPASALLSPVPAQKHLPPTRPPLPSPDCYCRCLLSLSACLRSPRRLLRLGFSTPPAPPPPDPRQMPPAAMALPSQAPSNSGDPLYPELWRACAGPLVTVPRVGDLVFYFPQGHIEQVEASMNQVAGNPMRLYDLPSKLLCRVLNVELKAETDTDEVYAQIMLMPEPEQNDVAAEKTSSGSAAPPRPAVRSFCKTLTASDTSTHGGFSVLRRHADECLPALDMSQSPPTQELVAKDLHGMEWRFRHIFRGQPRRHLLQSGWSVFVSSKRLVAGDAFIFLRGENGELRVGVRRAMRQLSNVPSSVISSQSMHLGVLATAWHAINTKSMFTVYYKPRTSPSEFIIPYDQYMESVKNNYSIGMRFRMRFEGEEAPEQRFTGTIVGCENLDPLWPDSSWRYLKVRWDEPSTIPRPDKVSPWKIEPASSPPVNPLPLSRGKRPRQNAPPPSPESSVLTKEGATKIDTDSAQTPHQNSVLQSQEQMSFRNNLTESTDSDSTVQKQMMWSPSPNGKVHTNFQPRPAMDNWMPLGRRETDFKDTRSAFKDARTASQSFGDTQGFFMQAYDDSRHRLSFNNQFQDQGSAHRFADPYFYMPQQPSLTVESGTRTQTANNDLRFWSERNSMYGNPSDQQQGFSFGQNTSSWLNQPLPQVEQSRVVRPHATVAPFDLEKTREGSGFKIFGFQVDTTNPSPVQLSSPLSAIREHVVQTRPSAPVNELQPVQIECLPEVSVSTAGTAAENIQQVQQSSKDIQSKSQGASTRSCTKVHKQGVALGRSVDLSKFTDYGELKAELDKMFEFEGELVSANRNWQIVYTDNEGDMMLVGDDPWEEFCNIVRKIYIYTKEEVQKMNSKSSVPRKEEPPAAGEGCAAAAANE